ACGAGGGTCAACATTTGCTCGTGAATGCCACTCTGGTCCCTTAAGAAGTTTCTTTCCATAATATCCATGAAATGCGTGAAGCACCAAAAAGTTTTCCACTCATCCTTCATGATGACGTAAATGGGTGACAAAAGATCTGTCATACCCTGCACATATCCCAAGTTTGTGTTGTAAACATTATAAGTgataagaatattttgcaGATGGATCAAATGCGGGTTTTTAACCTCATCGTCAGCATCATTGCTTTCATCATTCGCCGGTTTGAGGCTGttatcattgttttcatttccGGAAGAGTTCTGTGGCAATGGAGGTAATCCATCAGTGGTGTTATATTGGAATATTTTTAAGTTTCTATCACACCTTCTTACGTCTTTAGATATTCTAAATAATTGATCGTTCCAGTACTcctcttcgtcttcattgTCGAACTGTAAAAATTCCTTTGACCAGGTTAGTTTCAGTTGATCATAATCCGCAGCTAAACTTTGGTTAATTTGTAACCTTTCATCTTGAGAAGAGTCCCAGGGATGTATTTCTAAAAGAAACCCCCAAACTTTGGCTCTCAAACTGTCATTTTCTAATCCACCATGGAATATGAAATCTTTAACTTCGTTTACCGTGACTCTCAGCCTTCCATCGTTCTCGTCCCACAGTGAATTCCATTTCGCTTCCGTTAGAGGAAATTGTCTTTGCAGGGCATTATTTATTTCCGTGTCACTTAGCTCATCAGTTAAATTCAGGTCGTTAAAAATGTTACTTCTATACGAATCAAAAAGCTTGTTCTGCTTTTGGTATCTCTCAGCCTCCTGTTTCACCCCCAATGACCAGTTTGCCAAATATACTCTTGCCGAATCATaatcttgttcaatttgTTTAACCTTTTCGTTATTCAGAAGCTTTTGCAAGTATTCGTTTTCAATTTGCGATTTTTGTAAACTTGAGTTATTAGTTAACCAACTATCAATAAAATTGGTTGACTTTGTGGTCACATCTGCTATCTTACTCATTACGTTCCACTTccattcttgaaatttttcgtTTAGTTTTACACCAGCCGTAGCAGGTTCATGCGTAGCTTCGCTTGGATTTTTATAACTTTCCAATAGATCCTTAGAGACAAAGTTTCTCAAATCATTTAAAGTCGGATTTACCAGCCAAAATTCCGGTTCCaagtttgattttttcagttcCATAAGTTCATTAATTTTGTTTCTCAAATCTACGCCACCCCAATACAATTCATCTGAATCATCGAATGGATTCATAGATTTACGTAGTCTTTTCAACTTGTCCGTAGTTGATGCACAGAGCTCATCATGGAAAAACAATACCGGTGGTTGAAATCCTGTAAATTGTTCTGCCAAAGGATATATTACCAGAGACCCAACATACCAACCATTTGGGCTAGGTGGTCTAAATTGGGCGCAGTATATTTGTGACAGAGCAATCTCGAAAGCTTGACTTGAAGAGTTGACAAGATTACTAAAATCTATTGAATTCTCAACAACAAATGGTGTAGAATTTGGACACATACCCACTTTAGATTCATGTTTTAGTAGTTTTGAGATCTCAGAGGAGGAAAAGCCAGCTTCCGGTATATATTGGAGGATTGTTTGATGAGGCAGCTTGCTGGGCTCCAAAGTGAGTAGCAGAACACCTGCGATATTATCTCTGGCATCACTTGTCGGATGTAGAAACACTTTAGATTTGCAGAATAATATTTTACTCATTAGGGGATGTGTGAATGGCTCTTGTGAAAATACGCTTGATATGATAATCTATAGTTGAGAATTAGACAGTATATTCGGGCAGAATAAATTGGCTTGTAATATGACAAGCTGTTAGAAAGTTTTTAAATGTCTTTTTCCAATACGCCTCTTTATATAGAGTAAAACTTTGCCCcatatattattgtttaaGCCTCTcggattttcttttcacatCTTGTGGGGCTTCCCGCCTGAGTTAGAAATATTGACTTATTGACTATGGAGAAATAAATACAACAATCAATAGTATTAATAAGACAGAAAGAAAAGCCCAAGATTGTTTCAACTATGTATCAAGGCCCACCACAACCGCCTCCCCAAGCTGTGCCGATTCCGTTCGTTGTAAATAACAACACTCCCTATCCTAGTGGAAATATTAACTTCCCTCCCACCGCGCAACAGAGTATACCGCCCACAGTATATCCACAACAAGTACCGTTCTCAGGTCAGCCACAGGGGGGTCAATTTCCACAGCCTTCACCTGACCAGCAAGTGTTCAGCCAACCACCACAAGTGACTCAATCTTTCCACAGCTCTACACAGAATGTCAGTGCAACCGGAGGTGCAAACAGCGGGTCTATGCCAGTGTATACACCCGTAACATCCATTCCTCATCCCATGGCAACGGCAGCAACGGCAGGTACATCTCTGCAACGATCTATGTCCCAGACGTCTTTACCAATGCTACTCGTTCCATACCatataagaaaatatttatcTAACCTAGCAATGTTAAAATTGTACgaaataataaatgaaattaATACGGCGGTGGGTACGATTGGTCTGCTTTCATTCTGGACAGAACTTATATCAGGTATTTTTACCCCTGATGCTGTTATTAGATACAGCAAAAAGTCTATGACAGATTACAGagaatttgaatttattaTCCCGGTGTTCTCGGTAATTTGCTCCACACTAGGCAGATTTGGCATTGTAAGAATGGAAATTAAAGTACTACAATTGAAAACACAGGTTCTAAGTAATTccacaatttttttcaactgtcCCCGTGCCTCATTTGTTTATTACTATCCTGATGGTTCATATATCACGCATTTCGCACAGATAAAAGGTGCTTTCGACTTGGACCTGAAAATTAATTGGTTGGATATATCGATGCATAGTTTTGTCCCTGATATTGAATGGAATGCAGTGGAGAGGCTTTTTAGTGATGAAACCAAGTCGGTagaaattgaacaaatattttccaaattgAAACAAGATGATGTCAAAGATCAAGGTAATTCTTTCGCAGAAAACGATGGAGCGAATGTACCTCGAAACTTTGAAGCCATAACTCAACTAAGATCATATTTTGACGTATTTAGAAACGTATCCGTATTCGGCACTCAAGAGGGGTTGATGAGGGTCATGCAAATTAGTACTGTCATGTCTACTCTGAAGAAACTTCGAAAGTtccaaattgaaaaaaacattgatAGTCCTGTGACTGCCCTAAGTGCGTATATTGACGCCGATAAGGACATTGGGAACGAGCCCTTACATACAAAAAGGCGACGCAACAGTGGTATCTCTCCTCACACCACAACATTGGTACCAAACAGTACTTCCAATACGATCAATGATGAGCCTTCAACCAGTGATGTAAATGATATTAACAATGaagtgatgaagaagaaaaagaagttcTAAGGGAAACACCCTCCTCACTTTACTTACTGAAGGTACTGAAAGAATTGCATGGGGCGCGCCGAAGGAATGAGACATGATAGCAGTAATCGAGGAATGTAGCATAAGGTACAGACGGGACGGGACTGTATAATTACTGTATAGAAAGATATAATATAATGGttatttgataaatattATTTCCGGGTAACACATCATAATAGTATTTTAAACTTCGAATTCAGATAAAAGTCAAAGCATATAAAATTGTTCCCGAACAAACATAAAGGTGCCCTAGCTGCAGATTAAGTAACTAATCCAATACAGAGCAGGCGAAATATGATCTCGGATGAACAGTTGAACTCCTTGGCCATCACCTTCGGTGTCGTGATGATGACTTTGATTGTCGTTTACCATGCTATCGACTCTACCATGTCTCCTAAGAAGTAAGATAGAACAACGGGGTGGtgaactttttctttattgaacATTAATCTTGACGTCTTTCTGCAAAGATCTCATtaataagataaaggaGTAGATTGTGATCGCTGTTacattgttttttctcctcatttttttccttttgggGAATTCGAGCAAAAAAGTATACAGATAAATACGTTTTTGGGGTGAGCAACACATCGGCCCCAGTTActtttgtatattttaaTACTATTGTTAATAAACGAGTTCCTATACATATATTCAACATACACCCTAGAAATTTTCTTCGCCTAGTATATCTTTTGCACAGCTCTCTACCTGGTACAGAGCTTCGGAAATATCCGTAAAAGCTCTTGCAAATGCAATGCCATGAACTTCGGTCCAATGCATTTTCTCACTATCTATTTCAGAGCTGTTGGCAACAGAGGGTAGTGGTAACTGTTGTTGCCCTGAACTTGAAATCTTCTGGTGGtatattttcttaaatAGATTCTTCTCCATGGAGTTGCATCCTGAGTTTATATTTGAATGTGATTGGTCCTTCATTTCACTGAACTTCTTAATGAAGTGGTAAAGTTTTTTACGTGACATAATTGGATTTGGTAAGTATCGCGGGATCTTGTTTTTTGACCTGAAACAATTGGATAAGatgtaaaaaatgaaaatcacTGATGAAACACTGTCCCTCCGTAACGATAGTAAAGCTCTCGTagtttcaatatcaaaatcCTGGTcccaaatttcaaaaaaagcacCTGAGATTCTAGCTTCAATTATCTTGGATAACAAGAATTGACATGAATCTATCAGACTTGAGTACTTGTCAGGATTAAAGTTGGAGATAATAATCGGCTCTTGACGtgcctttttcaaaagttctcTAATTGCTTCAAGGCTTTGAGTCAGTCTGACTTCACGAATGTGAGAAAAGGCAAAAGTTAAATCAGTGGGTGCATCGTCTGCATCCCTGTATAAATAACGGTCAGCCACAGTTTGGTAAGATTGTCCCAAATGTGCTAGTAAGGATGAAATACTATCTCTTAGTTCTGTTCTAGCTCTAAAGGGCCACACTATCCAGTTGATTGGAATGGAAACCAATATCCCGATTATAAGTGCTAATCCGGTAACCCACGTACTTTTCCATATTCCAGCGGTGGTTAAATTATACTGTCTCTCAGGCTTGCTGTACGGTTCAAGAGCAATCACTGTAAAGCACATTAGCGCAGTGAAGCTCGATTTGGTATTTCTATAGACAAGAAAGTTGATGCTAAAAGGAACCACGATCAGTCCGGCAAATGTACAAATCACGTATGGGCTACCGAAATGTCTGGATTGGTTTGCAGCCCACCCCCAAAAGATACCTACTATTCCACAGATTAGTCTTCTCATTACCAGCGTCCATTTACCCGAGTACCTTCTATGTGCtaacaaataaaatgttAGCGGCGCCCACCAACAATGGTATTCTTGATACCAGCGATAGGATTCAGGCAACCAAGTTGGTAAGCACAAAAATATCATGCAAAAAGTAACTTTTAACGTCCATTTACACTCATCGCCAGATAAAACCCTGCTTAATTTCCATAATTTAAACCTCCAAGGATTTTGAGTAGTATGAAAGTTAAAGTCATTGTGATCAATTGCTCTTATAGAAACGACATGGTTATTACCGCTCTGCGATTTTTTGTCACCGTCTTTTGAATCGAGTTTCAATTCCTCTTCGCCTTTGTTATACTTATGTCTAGATGTGTAAGTGTTGTAAACCCTTTCAAATATCTCATCGACGTCACGTTTGGCTTCAAAATAATGGAGAACATTCCCTGCACCTTCATCGAGAACACACTGTTTGGGTAATCTCGTCAGAGCACGAGAGAGCGGATAGGATGGAAGAGCTATTCTCCAGTGAATATTTTCGCCAAGAACTTGACAGTCATGGATGACAGTGACTAATTGCCTTGCGGAGTTTCTGAGGTatcttaaaaaaagaaaaatgtcaaCAGactcttcatcatttaaCAGTTCctgtgaaaaaaaactagaaTTAACGAAATCCTTGTAACAAACATCTAGTTTATAGATTTTCCTCTTTAATTTAGAATGTGAGTGACACAATATCTTAACGCATTCAtccaaattatttttttgatgtgGAGAttcgaatttttttagtactCTGGATAGATTCTCCAGAACGAAGATCATCTCCAGTATTAAATTGAAGATgcttttggaaaaggatGCTTTAAGGGCATTGATGTAGATCTCATTCTTCAAGAATCCCGAGCCAACTGGTTTGAAGGCGTTGGGCgtattttctcttgttgGAACGGCCGAAGATTCAGAACTGGCACTTGCCTCTTTGCTTGGACTAATGGAGTCTGATCTAtacttttccaattcttgatacattttcttcaattcaacatcattgaaaattttcgGAGCAATAGGCAACACTCTTAGAGAAGTTTCCATTGCAGTTAGGGAATTTCTTAAGCTCTTCAAAGATTGAAGATCAAATCTGGAAATTGTCAATTGATTAACGAAATCCCTAAATCCTTGAGATAGATCAATATTTAGGGTTTTCACCATTTTTACTTGGGCCAGGTGTACTTTCTCTTTGGATTTGATCAACTCAGTATCTACTAACGTCATTAAAAAAGCCTTTGAAGTTTGTAGACACTCGTTATAATGTTCCATCAATTCGGCATTACCACTGTGTGGTGATACACAGACACAAACCAAGAGGGATAGTAAAAGGCCAAATAGGTAGGAAATTCCAAAATCCCAAAATATCTGCCATTTCAAATCAAGCTTAGACGAGGCCAAACGAACTGTATGGGTGAATATAATTGAGATGGAAAACGAAGTTgtgaaatagaaaaacCGACGATAAATGGACCTTAGCCAAATGGCAAACAAGAGGGCCATGGTAAGactttgaaataaaatACCTCCTTGGTAATTGGCAGTTGGTTTTGTCGCTGTAGAAACGTACCAAGCCAAAGCAGACCATCCAAGGCCAAAACTTGCACCGATTATGGAGCTTGCAGTCATTTCCAACTGAACACCAATGTTTCTGACCGGATGATGTATAAGCACTGCGATGGGGAGGAAATATCTGAACTCATGGCCAATCCACTTACCAGAAGGTCTGATAACGCAAATCACGATTGCAATGAAATAGGCaatgaaaaacttgaataTAGATACACCATTCTCCCTGAGATCCCTAGGAAAATGGACGATCGGCCTGTAGATGACAGTCCACATGTATTGCGAAAACTTGGCAAAAGTTGACTGCAAATTTTTCCCTGCAGAGCCTATCTCGTCATCAACACCGCTGTTAAGAAATCTAGCTTTGCCATCTGGTTTGGTAAAAGCAGCATCGAAAAACCCGTCTCTCAACTCTTCCAGCCCAAAGTCTTCCACTTCCTCCCAATGTTTGTCCTTAGTCAAATTTTCCAGCCGCATTTGTGACAAAGATGCCACCGACTGTTGCGGACTTCCCACAAAGTTGTGCTCGCTTATGCCAGTTGGCTGCTTATAGTTAAGTTCATGTATTGACCTAAGTGACGTTTGGGAATACGAACCCTTGACAATATCAGGATCAGGAGTGGGACTTCGATCACGCTCATATCTATTCATGAGGCACTATTACAACACCAGCACTATACTGTATATGCTTTCCCTAGTGGAGCACAaagcaaagaaagagaaactttaaattgatgaaagtaTTGTCGACTCTTAAGCCCACCTTGCTGTACGTTTGCGTACATCTTTACATAATCATCTTCGACATTGTATCGCCTTTCAGCTAAAGATTTTGTCTATTAGACACCTTATCGAAAACCTAGTCCTGTTTTTAGGTTTcatgtatttttcatttttttttttaggttACGCAGTCATTTATCTAGGTCATTCATAGGGCTTTTATCATTTAGAAAACTTATGATACTCAATATAACAGAAAGACAGTTTTATTTACATTAATACAGAAAAGGGTTCATCGAGGAGTCTCTGAGATAAGCGCTTGTTAATATTAATTTGCGAATAGTGGAGATGGCTACAGAACCATGGTATATTAGGCAGCGTGATACAGATCTGCTCGGCAAATTTAAGTTTATACAGAATCAAGAAGACGGGCGATTAAGGGAAGCTACGAACGGCACAGTGAATTCCCGATGGTCACTAGGGGCCAGTATAGAATCTCGTAACGACGCTAGAAACAGGTACGTGAATATAATGCCGTATGAAAGAAACCGCGTCCATCTGAAGACTTTGTCCGGAAATGATTACATCAATGCTTCGTACGTCAAAGTGGATGTCCCTGGACAGAGTATCGAACCAGGATACTACATTGCCACACAAGGTCCCACGCGAAAAACGTGGGAGCAGTTTTGGCAGATGTGTTATCACAATTGTCCTTTGGACAACATTGTCATTGTCATGGTTACTCCCCTAGTCGAGTATAACAGAGAGAAGTGCTATCAGTACTGGCCTCGCGGTGGTGCGGGCGATATGGTTAGAATCGCTCCACAATGGCAAAACCCAGGTGGTGCCAGTGACATGACTCAGTTTCCTTCCGACTTGAAAATAGAGTTCGTCAATGTACACAAGGTGAAGGACTATTATACGGTCACCGACATTAAATTGACACCTGCGGACCCTAGCGTTGGTCCGGTAAAGACAGTACATCACTTCTACTTCGATCTTTGGAAGGATATGAACAAACCGGAGGAAGTGGTCCCCATAATGGAATTATGCGCTCATTCTCATAGTTTGAATTCCCGTGGGAACCCTATTGTTGTGCACTGTTCTGCAGGTGTGGGAAGAACAGGGACATTCATTGCTTTAGACCATCTCATGCATGACACATTGGATTTTAAAAGTAGTACAAAAAGTACGAGGCATCCAATTGAAGCTACGGAGGAGTACAAACGGGATTTGATCGAACAGATCGTGTTACAATTGCGTTCGCAAAGAATGAAGATGGTGCAGACAAAGGATCAGTTCTTATTTATCTACCACGCCGCCAAATATCTCAAAAGTCTTTCGGCTAAATAGTAGACAGCCACATAAAAGTCTTTAATGGTAAACACATCAACAATAATGTATTTAATCCTTATAACTTGAGTCTCCATTCGTTGCCATGGGAACATAGCCCGTACATTGCAGTTATTATTCAGTCATCTTATACGAACATTTATTAATCaatccttttttttttcatttggcacgcaactgaaaaaaaaaaaaaaaaaaagaaaaatttttcatcttcgCTCGAcgtttcttttgaagatctcatctctttttatataaagATTAATTAGTTATGGTGATTTTGTCTTTCATTCTTAAAAAatgtttcttgtttttggATTTTCAACTCCCCCAAGATCATTACAGTATTTTAATTGAACAAAATGGCTGAAGGTGTTTTCCAAGGTGCTATCGGTATCGATTTAGGTACAACCTACTCTTGTGTTGCTACTTACGAATCCTCCGTTGAAATTATTGCCAACGAACAAGGTAACAGAGTCACCCCATCTTTTGTTGCTTTCACTCCAGAAGAAAGATTGATTGGTGATGCTGCCAAGAACCAAGCTGCTTTGAACCCAAGAAACACTGTTTTCGATGCTAAGCGTTTGATTGGTAGAAGATTCGACGACGAGTCTGTTCAAAAGGACATGAAGACCTGGCCTTTCAAGGTTATCGATGTTGACGGTAACCCAGTCATTGAAGTTCAATACTTGGAAGAAACTAAAACTTTCTCCCCACAAGAAATTTCCGCTATGGTTTTGACCAAGATGAAGGAAATCGCTGAAGCCAAGATTGGTAAGAAGGTTGAAAAAGCTGTCATTACCGTCCCAGCTTACTTTAACGATGCCCAAAGACAAGCTACCAAGGATGCTGGTGCCATTTCTGGTTTGAACGTTTTGCGTATCATCAACGAACCTACTGCCGCTGCTATTGCTTACGGTCTAGGTGCTGGTAAGTCCGAAAAGGAAAGACACGTTTTGATTTTCGATTTGGGTGGTGGTACTTTCGATGTTTCCTTATTGCACATTGCTGGTGGTGTTTACACTGTTAAATCTACTTCCGGTAACACCCATTTGGGTGGTCAAGATTTCGACACCAACTTGTTGGAACACTTCAAGGCCGaattcaagaagaagactGGTTTGGACATCTCCGACGATGCCAGAGCTTTGAGAAGATTAAGAACCGCTGCTGAAAGAGCTAAGAGAACTTTATCTTCTGTCACTCAAACTACCGTTGAAGTTGACTCCTTGTTCGATGGTGAAGATTTCGAATCCTCTTTGACTAGAGCTAGATTTGAAGACTTAAACGCTCCATTGTTCAAGTCTACTTTGGAACCTGTTGAACAAGTTTTGAAGGATGCTAAGATCTCCAAGTCTCAAATTGACGAAGTTGTCTTGGTTGGTGGTTCTACCAGAATTCCAAAGGTCCAAAAGTTGTTGTCTGACTTCTTCGATGGTAAGcaattggaaaaatctATTAACCCAGATGAAGCTGTTGCATACGGTGCTGCTGTTCAAGGTGCTATCTTGACCGGTCAATCCACTTCCGATGAAACCAAAGACTTGTTGTTGCTAGATGTTGCTCCATTATCTCTAGGTGTCGGTATGCAAGGTGACATGTTTGGTATTGTTGTCCCAAGAAACACTACTGTTCCAACTATCAAGAGAAGAACTTTCACCACTTGTGCTGACAACCAAACCACAGTTCAATTCCCAGTTTACCAAGGTGAACGTGTCAATTGTAAGGAAAACACTTTGTTGGGTGAATTcgatttgaaaaacatcCCAATGATGCCAGCTGGTGAACCAGTCTTGGAGGCTATCTTCGAAGTTGATGCTAACGGTATCTTGAAGGTTACTGCCGTCGAAAAGTCCACCGGTAAGTCCTCTAACATTACTATCTCTAACGCTGTCGGTAGATTGTCTTCTGAAGAAATCGAAAAGATGGTTAACCAAGCCGAAGAGTTTAAGGCTGCTGATGAAGCTTTCGCTAAGAAGCACGAAGCCAGACAAAGATTGGAATCTTACGTTGCTTCCATTGAACAAACTGTCACCGACCCAGTCTTGTCTTCTAAATTGAAGAGAGGTTCTAAGTCCAAGATCGAAGCTGCTTTGTCTGATGCTTTGGCTGCTTTGCAAATCGAAGACCCATCTGCCGATGAGTTGAGAAAGGCTGAAGTTGGTTTGAAGAGAGTTGTCACCAAGGCCATGTCTTCTCGTTAAGATTGCATTCATCACGTATATATGAATATTACTTATATTGTATATAAATCTTGTTTTCTCTTAACTTTGTATCcttaataaaataaattcACAAGTATCACAATTAAAAGtatttattttccttttgcaTACGTTTTTTAACAGAACGTAGCGTAGCTGATACCTCTGAGGAAAGCTGTTCAAGAATGAACAAAGgtattataaaaaatgaaataaaacCTCCTAGATATTGATTCTGAAatttaataataaaaaaaaaattggagcAACGAGAATAAttagttttgtttttatgaATTTAATacaaagaattaaaaatagCCATTATCAtccaaaatattaaaatttACAAATAATACATACGTTTTAATCTATCTTACAAGCCCTAACAAATTCTAACCCCAGCATTAGTACTACAACTCTTATGTGGCCCACGGACAGCATCAAACTGTAGAATTCCACCACATTTCAAACATTCTGGCCCTTTAACTGGCAAGCCTTCAGGAGTTATACCCAATTTCTCACCTTTATCCTTTGCCTTTTTCACTTCACGTGCCTCGGGTACGTACTTGCAATTTATACAGTGATGACCACTGAACTTGTATCTTCCATAACATCTAGCACATACTCGATTTTTACCACTCCAATctttataaaaatatttaaTTCCCTTTCTTGGGCAGGCAATACAGtgcttcaaatttttcctttgtgaTATTTTAAGTTGTTCACCCACACAACAGCCACCACATGATTTCACTTCTATTTTATTACCTAGCAAATAATTCTTATGGCCCTCTATGACAAGGCCATATACGGTACCCTCACCTTGAAAATCATCTGTGAACCCAAAATATACAGGATTTCTTTTCACAGTTATGGGAGCTTCCCTTGTTTTATGACCACTTCGGCAATATGACAAAACGTTTTGTAATGTTGTTCCTCCAGCAACATTACAATCATACGTAAATTGACATTGgacttttcttccttcaaTAATCTCCTCCCTAGCTGATCTGGTTGTCACAGTGGCAGACATTCCAAGAGACCTTGAAATATGAACAATTCCGTCCATAATAGATGAGTAAACAGTTTGAATCGCTATCTTATAAGATTCTGGACCTTCGCCCTTTTTCACGACGTATCCATCTGAATCAATCAAGCCGGCCAAGAATGCCTCACGAACTTCTATATGCTCACCGTACATAAATTCCGGAATCTGCTTTTCTCCATCAAGATCCCTtttaaatttcaaagtgGTGACAGCTTTCCAAAATGGGTTATTTTTCCTTAAATTCCTAgtcttcttgttttcacCTGGACCATCGCCATAATGAAGTCTTACGTGTTTGGCACGCAGAGGGCTATGATCATCACAGACTGTGAGGTAGAGACCCCAAGTTTTAGCATGTTCTCTTAAACTCTCCATTAGTTTAGGGTCCAAACTATCTACTGAGATCTCTGGTTCCTTTGTTGTACCGTCACCTAGCCATAAACCCAGCATCCAAGCCATACTTTTCACGGCAGGAGTCACAAGGTCGTTGCATCCTGTGAGAAATTTAGATAGAACTCCATTTCCTGTGACAACGGGACTGAAACGTATGCAACTGGAAATTCTCAATTGAGCATCCAGGTAGTCTAAATCTCTGActtcaatatcaaagtTGAAATAATCTCCTTTTGAGCGCTCCATTTCTTCTATAAAGCGCTTCGCCGCATATTCGCCATCTACAGTCATCGGAAATGTCTTGTGATGGTTTTTTGGAactgttattattcttcCGTCCATTGTCTGACATTGCTGTAGGTTTCTCCATCTCACTTTATATTTCGTGGCATTTCTACcacttttttccaacaatGGTTTAGTAGGTACCCTAACTGATAATTTATGGCCTGCAGTGCATTGAAAGGCAAGGCGCTGATAAACTGTTCTACGTCTAGGGTCTAACCTCCCAGGTTCACCTTCAAAAGCTCTGTGCTTTGTTTTTTGCTGAATATTATAAATTTTCTGGTAACTCTGTGTGACGTTTTCAACGCGGGCGGCAGAGCCATCTGTGCACATAACAAAAGAGTTAACAGTGACATTTGCTATATCTTTAATTTCACCATTTGCCATCAGGATAGTTGTGTTCTCAGAAAGCATTTTTGCAGTTTAAATAAAAGTGATTGCTGTTTGTAGGGATACAGGTTTGAATTTTATGATTACAATAGTAAAAAGTAGCCATTTAGAATAGGAATTGAATAGAATTCTTTGACTTTAAATAATGAATATCTAATAGTACAATGGGAAACTTCAATAGGCTTCAACGGTCCTCAATTGAGCAGAAAGGGCGGTCTGCGACTTTAATTGAAGATATCTAAAACTTTTCGTGGTTATACATCTTGTAAAACGTCTAGCCCGTACCTAATT
The Saccharomyces mikatae IFO 1815 strain IFO1815 genome assembly, chromosome: 4 genome window above contains:
- the GYP7 gene encoding GTPase-activating protein GYP7 (similar to Saccharomyces cerevisiae GYP7 (YDL234C); ancestral locus Anc_2.30); the protein is MSKILFCKSKVFLHPTSDARDNIAGVLLLTLEPSKLPHQTILQYIPEAGFSSSEISKLLKHESKVGMCPNSTPFVVENSIDFSNLVNSSSQAFEIALSQIYCAQFRPPSPNGWYVGSLVIYPLAEQFTGFQPPVLFFHDELCASTTDKLKRLRKSMNPFDDSDELYWGGVDLRNKINELMELKKSNLEPEFWLVNPTLNDLRNFVSKDLLESYKNPSEATHEPATAGVKLNEKFQEWKWNVMSKIADVTTKSTNFIDSWLTNNSSLQKSQIENEYLQKLLNNEKVKQIEQDYDSARVYLANWSLGVKQEAERYQKQNKLFDSYRSNIFNDLNLTDELSDTEINNALQRQFPLTEAKWNSLWDENDGRLRVTVNEVKDFIFHGGLENDSLRAKVWGFLLEIHPWDSSQDERLQINQSLAADYDQLKLTWSKEFLQFDNEDEEEYWNDQLFRISKDVRRCDRNLKIFQYNTTDGLPPLPQNSSGNENNDNSLKPANDESNDADDEVKNPHLIHLQNILITYNVYNTNLGYVQGMTDLLSPIYVIMKDEWKTFWCFTHFMDIMERNFLRDQSGIHEQMLTLVELVQLMLPELSEHLNKCDSGNLFFCFRMLLVWFKREFEMEDIIHVWENFWTFYYSSQFQLFFMLAILQKNSQAILQNLNQFDQILKFFNELNGKLDWNDLMVRAELLFKKFEKMMHVMERDLQNVSSPTPSTGVLPCQSERLNLLLSKNPIIKHEGQRSKDSVK
- the MFG1 gene encoding Mfg1p (similar to Saccharomyces cerevisiae YDL233W; ancestral locus Anc_2.32) — its product is MYQGPPQPPPQAVPIPFVVNNNTPYPSGNINFPPTAQQSIPPTVYPQQVPFSGQPQGGQFPQPSPDQQVFSQPPQVTQSFHSSTQNVSATGGANSGSMPVYTPVTSIPHPMATAATAGTSLQRSMSQTSLPMLLVPYHIRKYLSNLAMLKLYEIINEINTAVGTIGLLSFWTELISGIFTPDAVIRYSKKSMTDYREFEFIIPVFSVICSTLGRFGIVRMEIKVLQLKTQVLSNSTIFFNCPRASFVYYYPDGSYITHFAQIKGAFDLDLKINWLDISMHSFVPDIEWNAVERLFSDETKSVEIEQIFSKLKQDDVKDQGNSFAENDGANVPRNFEAITQLRSYFDVFRNVSVFGTQEGLMRVMQISTVMSTLKKLRKFQIEKNIDSPVTALSAYIDADKDIGNEPLHTKRRRNSGISPHTTTLVPNSTSNTINDEPSTSDVNDINNEVMKKKKKF
- the OST4 gene encoding olichyl-diphosphooligosaccharide--protein glycotransferase OST4 (similar to Saccharomyces cerevisiae OST4 (YDL232W); ancestral locus Anc_2.37), giving the protein MISDEQLNSLAITFGVVMMTLIVVYHAIDSTMSPKK